One genomic window of Bacteroidales bacterium includes the following:
- a CDS encoding cupin domain-containing protein, whose amino-acid sequence MEIIRSNFQFSEEVLQNCIQPRKYQKSFASIVNFEPGAKTAWHTHPLGQILFVLSGIGRIQKEGGKVEEIHRGDIIWVDPGEKHWTGASQNIPLSLFKFQDELNSIKGIWPEKDEQ is encoded by the coding sequence ATGGAAATCATTAGATCTAATTTTCAATTTTCCGAAGAAGTACTCCAAAATTGTATTCAACCAAGGAAATACCAAAAATCATTTGCCTCAATTGTTAATTTTGAACCCGGAGCAAAAACTGCCTGGCATACTCATCCACTTGGACAAATTCTATTTGTATTATCTGGAATAGGTCGGATACAAAAGGAAGGAGGTAAGGTTGAAGAAATTCATAGGGGCGACATAATATGGGTTGATCCTGGAGAAAAGCATTGGACTGGTGCATCGCAAAATATTCCATTGAGTCTTTTTAAATTTCAGGATGAGTTAAACAGTATTAAAGGTATTTGGCCTGAGAAGGATGAACAATAA
- a CDS encoding ABC transporter permease produces the protein MLTSNLKIGIRMIARQKIYALINLVGLAVGLTTCLFLILYIIDEYRFDSFHKDAERTYRVNLYGKLASQEFNTCYTAAPIAAGMKSEFPEIEDACRIAIWNDLPVRYNEISFTESKVLVADSNYFSFFSFNLLQGNKSSVLNEPNGMVLTESMAGRLFGYKGQGDNSPIGKTVIIGPDKKVFKVSGITEDPPHHSHFHYSLILPMESWEGSHSPIWLGSNVNTYLKLDPNTSWTELQNRFPELVKKYVGPQVQAAMGISMDDFINKGGAYGFTLQPMLKIHLKSDLDRELEPGGNMSTIYILITIIIFVLAIACINFMNLATARFSVRAREVGVRKTMGASKKILIFQFLSESFLMTFLSFLLALVLIATLMTRFNMLSGKELDLNMFIRFDFILGIIAFLLIIAIIAGSYPAFYLSSFKPVEVLKGRIKAGKSSSLIRRGLVVFQFFVSAILIVSTLIIYKQLKHLDKKDLGFSNENILVIKNADALGNNIISFKNELKSMAIFKSASIVDMAPPDVDGSDVFFPVKEDAKDVGFNYFTADEDYQNTLGISMASGRFFSTEFPSDSSAVIINEAAARFIGWNNAIGEKLKTHWASMNEPRTIIGVVKDFNFQTLKKNITPLVIFPGSDGKILLVRIGTHDIVSAVDQIESKWKNFTDDADFRYSFIHEDFQAKFRNEKQFAQIVMVFTFLAILIACLGLFGLSTFMAEQRRKEMGVRKVLGASFSLLLKILSAESLGLIAVAYVLAVPVTWLLIHWWLNSFAYHIGADLMTFIYGGLIIIIVTILSVLYQSIKLTKEDPVKALQYE, from the coding sequence ATGTTAACATCCAATCTGAAAATCGGGATCAGAATGATCGCCCGACAGAAAATTTACGCTCTAATCAATTTGGTTGGACTGGCTGTTGGATTAACAACTTGCCTTTTCCTCATATTATACATCATAGATGAATATCGCTTTGATTCTTTCCATAAAGATGCTGAACGAACATACCGTGTCAATCTTTACGGAAAATTGGCCAGCCAGGAATTTAATACTTGTTATACAGCAGCGCCGATCGCTGCAGGTATGAAATCGGAATTTCCTGAAATTGAAGATGCATGCCGCATTGCCATCTGGAATGATCTTCCGGTTCGATATAATGAGATCAGCTTCACAGAGAGCAAGGTACTGGTGGCTGATTCCAATTATTTCAGTTTTTTCAGCTTTAATTTACTGCAGGGGAATAAGTCTTCTGTATTGAATGAACCTAACGGAATGGTACTTACCGAATCTATGGCTGGACGCCTGTTTGGATACAAAGGACAGGGCGATAATTCTCCGATAGGTAAAACTGTGATAATTGGTCCGGATAAAAAGGTATTCAAAGTATCGGGCATAACAGAAGATCCGCCTCATCATTCACATTTTCATTATAGTCTCATACTGCCCATGGAATCCTGGGAAGGAAGTCACAGTCCGATATGGTTAGGCAGCAATGTTAATACTTACCTTAAGCTGGATCCTAATACATCCTGGACTGAACTTCAAAACAGGTTTCCGGAATTGGTTAAAAAATATGTAGGACCACAGGTTCAGGCAGCGATGGGAATTAGCATGGATGACTTTATAAATAAAGGAGGCGCATATGGTTTTACACTTCAACCTATGCTGAAAATTCACCTGAAATCTGATCTGGATCGTGAACTCGAGCCGGGAGGAAACATGAGCACAATTTATATCCTGATTACCATCATCATTTTTGTACTGGCGATAGCTTGTATAAATTTCATGAATCTTGCAACAGCCAGATTTTCAGTCAGGGCAAGGGAGGTTGGAGTGCGTAAAACAATGGGTGCTTCCAAAAAAATACTTATTTTCCAGTTTCTGAGCGAATCCTTTTTAATGACCTTCCTTTCATTTCTCCTTGCCCTTGTCTTGATAGCCACCCTAATGACAAGGTTTAATATGCTTTCAGGAAAAGAACTTGATCTGAATATGTTCATCCGTTTTGATTTCATCCTGGGGATCATTGCTTTTCTTTTGATTATAGCGATAATTGCGGGCAGCTATCCTGCATTCTACCTTTCATCATTTAAACCAGTGGAAGTGTTGAAGGGCAGGATAAAGGCCGGCAAATCGAGCAGTCTGATCAGACGAGGGCTCGTGGTGTTTCAGTTCTTTGTCTCAGCAATCCTGATTGTTTCCACCCTCATAATTTATAAACAGCTGAAACATCTGGATAAGAAAGATCTTGGTTTTAGCAATGAAAATATCCTGGTTATAAAAAATGCGGATGCACTCGGTAATAATATAATTTCCTTTAAGAATGAATTAAAAAGCATGGCCATCTTTAAATCTGCCAGTATTGTTGATATGGCTCCACCTGATGTGGATGGTTCGGATGTTTTTTTTCCGGTAAAAGAAGATGCTAAAGATGTTGGATTTAATTATTTCACGGCCGATGAAGATTATCAAAATACACTCGGTATATCCATGGCTTCCGGAAGATTTTTTTCAACTGAATTCCCATCAGATTCAAGTGCAGTTATTATAAACGAGGCAGCTGCAAGATTCATTGGATGGAACAATGCTATTGGAGAAAAATTAAAGACTCATTGGGCTTCGATGAATGAACCCCGCACTATAATCGGAGTTGTTAAAGATTTCAATTTCCAGACACTTAAGAAAAACATCACGCCACTTGTCATTTTCCCGGGTTCTGATGGAAAAATACTTTTGGTAAGAATCGGTACACATGATATTGTAAGCGCAGTTGACCAGATTGAATCGAAATGGAAGAACTTTACCGATGATGCTGATTTCCGGTATTCGTTTATCCATGAGGACTTTCAAGCCAAATTCAGAAATGAGAAGCAATTTGCCCAAATTGTTATGGTATTTACCTTTCTGGCCATACTCATTGCCTGCCTGGGTTTATTCGGTCTATCTACTTTTATGGCTGAACAACGTCGTAAAGAAATGGGCGTAAGAAAAGTGCTGGGCGCTTCTTTTTCTTTATTACTGAAAATTTTGTCAGCAGAATCCCTGGGCCTTATCGCTGTTGCTTATGTCCTGGCAGTTCCGGTTACCTGGCTACTGATCCACTGGTGGCTTAACTCGTTCGCATATCATATTGGTGCAGATCTGATGACTTTTATATATGGCGGACTCATAATTATTATTGTGACAATATTGTCTGTATTGTATCAATCGATTAAGCTGACTAAAGAAGATCCGGTGAAAGCATTGCAATATGAGTAA
- a CDS encoding response regulator, whose protein sequence is MANTTNDTDNERSKNRNRSHILFLVISLIILLLGIIVNRALRREIIETRTSELESIAQLKINQISDFRNERYSEARFLEGNQTFINSVYNYLKTGNNTYANEIQDWLSPIVNNHQYRSFTIIENNTWNSLFSVGSDTMDWSRLNITKDGVQQCLNEERIVFGTLTKFQNTIFIPIFVPLIKINEGQRHKIGAVEFILDPESGFFKLIQSMPSAGKSGEILLVKRVGDDIVYLNQLRFRAKTSLAFKLPVSTPNLPAAKAILAEETSLMGTDYRGHNVLAVSKSVPDFDWKIVVKKDTSELFQGLRVRELLIYSSVALIILSLGLLFRHISDKRNLSFYAQRVNDLKTIGKLNRLFKFLNNVERAIVKNSEKESLLSEVCNIIFNEGDYALCWVGLKNDNTGVIECLAQCGLKKSRIDAFSYFTVHNNESDSRTVSFIEGERFVSNDIINDTRLKSWRERLEVEKFRSMAIFPLMRNSIMIGSINLFSYEVGYFKTEEIDLFTQLCDDISYALDKIDLQKRETQVKQSLIEKEHELLFNEQKLMDQNKQLGILNDKYYCTNENLKQSNERIKRVNQDLIIAREKAEESARLKSAFIANLSHEIRSPMNAIIGFAELMNSKKLTNTEIKEFTSIIILKSNELLHLINDILDISKLESNTTSLYFETVSLNEILNELYLVFSKRLEQSMKDHIRLECVRAPENLEITTDLTKLKQIFNNLLENAIKFTDSGKIQFGYQGHNYKQLTCFVSDTGIGIAPQHHDYIFEIFRQAKNDLNRNFGGTGLGLAICKGNASLLGGDIKVESEAGKGSTFSFSINFENNISKFEKQESNHKKINHKEVKNILLIEDDFYTLEYIKHLFQNSGFNLSVARNGKETQAFYKVLNKFDLVLLDMRLPDANGLDLVKEIKERKKDLPVIAQTAFATEEDRVNCLNAGCDEFITKPFKKTKLFSVIESFLT, encoded by the coding sequence ATGGCAAACACCACAAACGATACTGATAATGAGCGTTCTAAAAATCGAAACCGTTCACATATTCTGTTTTTAGTAATCTCACTAATTATACTCCTCCTGGGAATCATAGTAAACAGAGCTCTTCGCAGGGAAATTATTGAAACCCGAACCTCAGAATTAGAGTCAATCGCTCAGCTGAAGATAAATCAAATATCAGATTTCAGAAACGAAAGATACAGTGAAGCAAGATTCCTGGAAGGAAATCAAACTTTTATTAATTCAGTTTACAATTATTTGAAAACAGGAAATAACACTTATGCCAATGAGATACAAGACTGGTTAAGCCCGATAGTAAACAATCATCAATACCGGTCTTTTACAATAATCGAAAATAATACATGGAACAGTCTGTTTTCTGTTGGTAGCGATACAATGGATTGGTCAAGGCTAAACATAACAAAAGATGGTGTTCAACAATGCCTTAATGAAGAAAGGATTGTATTCGGAACTCTTACCAAGTTTCAGAATACCATCTTTATTCCGATTTTTGTCCCCCTTATAAAAATTAATGAAGGTCAGAGACATAAAATCGGCGCCGTTGAGTTCATCCTTGACCCTGAATCAGGATTTTTTAAATTGATTCAGTCAATGCCTTCCGCAGGTAAAAGTGGAGAAATTCTATTGGTTAAAAGGGTAGGTGATGATATTGTTTACCTTAATCAACTAAGATTTCGAGCCAAGACATCATTAGCATTTAAACTACCTGTATCGACACCAAATCTTCCTGCTGCTAAAGCAATTTTGGCCGAAGAAACTTCACTAATGGGGACTGATTATCGTGGTCATAATGTTTTGGCTGTTTCTAAATCGGTACCTGATTTTGACTGGAAAATCGTTGTAAAGAAGGACACCAGTGAATTATTTCAAGGTTTAAGAGTAAGGGAATTACTTATTTACAGTAGTGTAGCCCTTATTATTTTAAGTTTGGGATTGTTGTTTCGACACATTTCAGATAAGCGAAATCTTAGTTTTTATGCACAGAGAGTCAATGATTTAAAGACCATAGGTAAATTAAATCGATTATTTAAATTTCTCAATAACGTTGAAAGAGCTATTGTGAAAAACAGTGAGAAGGAAAGCTTGTTGAGCGAGGTATGCAACATTATTTTTAATGAAGGAGACTATGCCCTTTGTTGGGTAGGTTTGAAAAATGATAACACCGGCGTTATTGAATGTCTAGCTCAATGTGGACTTAAGAAAAGCAGAATTGACGCATTCAGTTATTTTACCGTTCACAATAATGAATCGGATTCCAGGACAGTTAGCTTTATAGAGGGAGAAAGATTTGTAAGTAATGATATTATTAATGATACACGATTAAAAAGCTGGCGTGAAAGACTGGAGGTTGAAAAATTCCGTTCGATGGCCATATTCCCATTGATGAGAAATTCAATAATGATAGGCTCAATAAATCTCTTCTCCTATGAAGTGGGTTATTTTAAAACTGAAGAGATTGACCTGTTCACACAACTTTGCGACGATATCTCTTATGCACTTGATAAAATAGATCTTCAGAAAAGGGAAACGCAGGTAAAACAAAGTCTGATTGAAAAGGAACATGAATTGCTATTCAATGAACAGAAATTAATGGATCAGAATAAGCAGTTGGGCATTCTCAATGACAAATATTACTGTACAAATGAAAATCTCAAACAATCCAATGAAAGAATCAAAAGGGTCAATCAGGACTTAATTATTGCCAGAGAGAAAGCCGAAGAATCGGCTCGGCTGAAATCAGCATTTATTGCAAATCTGAGTCATGAAATTCGTAGCCCCATGAATGCCATTATTGGCTTTGCCGAATTAATGAACAGTAAAAAGTTGACAAATACTGAAATTAAAGAATTTACATCGATCATTATATTAAAATCAAATGAACTCCTTCATCTTATCAATGATATATTAGATATTTCTAAATTGGAATCGAATACTACTTCGCTCTACTTTGAAACTGTTTCTCTCAATGAAATACTCAATGAGCTATATCTTGTTTTCAGTAAGCGTCTTGAACAGTCTATGAAAGACCACATCAGGCTTGAATGTGTCAGAGCACCGGAGAACTTAGAAATCACAACGGATTTGACGAAACTTAAACAAATATTCAACAACTTATTGGAGAATGCCATAAAATTCACTGATTCCGGTAAAATTCAATTTGGATATCAAGGTCATAACTACAAACAGCTGACCTGTTTTGTAAGCGATACTGGTATTGGAATAGCCCCACAACACCATGATTACATTTTTGAAATTTTCAGACAGGCAAAAAATGATCTGAACAGGAATTTTGGAGGTACCGGACTCGGTCTGGCTATTTGCAAAGGGAATGCCAGTTTATTGGGTGGTGATATTAAGGTTGAATCAGAAGCAGGGAAAGGCAGTACTTTTAGTTTCTCCATCAATTTTGAGAACAATATAAGCAAGTTTGAAAAACAGGAATCGAATCACAAAAAGATAAATCATAAGGAAGTGAAGAATATACTGCTAATTGAGGATGATTTCTATACATTGGAATATATAAAACACCTGTTTCAGAACAGTGGTTTCAACCTCTCGGTTGCCCGTAATGGAAAGGAAACGCAGGCTTTCTATAAAGTATTGAATAAATTTGATTTAGTACTGCTTGATATGAGATTACCGGATGCTAATGGTCTTGACCTTGTTAAAGAAATTAAAGAACGGAAGAAAGATCTGCCGGTTATAGCACAAACAGCTTTTGCTACAGAGGAAGATAGGGTAAATTGCTTGAATGCTGGTTGTGATGAATTTATTACAAAACCCTTTAAGAAAACAAAGCTTTTCTCGGTAATTGAAAGCTTTTTAACCTAG
- a CDS encoding phosphoribosyltransferase, which yields MNITFEKKFSEKQLDDFVNSIYNNVLTNPNDKYYFDLSKTEWMSNQGLLIFTSILKYFLETKTDFEVTFFKKGTPTTQVPRRVAVQIIQIWEVWGLWKIFDINKCEKYLGITYSTIESLKNIYKKEGFHRAQIYDMYGITPFVALDKIINYDDNSIIEELNGYHTLNDATKEIVKIYNCEHPFVNGVFGNIISKELYENFLDHFNKSFFSSDNEFAFMSVAIKGELNEEKAEKEGYRIQDILENNFKTEEIDESIDFFYDKENKKYKNLSYITYSFLDFGEGICNTLRSEFQKSNTDISDDSKILRFAFKHNSSRHQVQNPFYFNKLEEFIPRGLFDVICLVQRYNGLLIARSCNGRILYDFSKTKKINEAYKSFGDKRLYFPGTFITIYLPAIINSQNLDYSVFEPDLEIPTYKRTNKNILSIHEIIKHAGLITKEDRYNQLFSDFNKLLPKNIPLLNLISLKYVDDHQLLKKILFYLTTNHNVNLNNCFLLFYPPSKSFLEEINYELSNLSALDKSYKIHPLPLVYINNKDESEVFWLGIYNESDKLKLNELLGDVFSIAKQDFITPDSIKGHFNDFDNFGNLTSKFPSIDEIHSYIGYFEVKELVNSDKYISQEKGHVYLCNGNYYQHEFYEMVKMLNDRYLCKIVSRLLYENIENKLSEFKIPRKRKYIAITSSSHMIADSLLDQNLIHSPTEVIYLDNYHIKNIESKLPTNATDFDFILLCDVLSTGAVACRLMNNLKEFGGELKCISIIINAVHEDNFETINDYKSIKDKIVQIHSYPIKKYYRDNKSGKINPAIEESIKNNKIIRINPYTNVPITFSIEETNPENIILSNIEFLDLINENNIRIGPFVFNNLLHPYFFKTRDILKESGIKLFEKIFTTKKLIRGRKCSLIELIDTNGLNIFYPKKSDIENLDFVKFKQKVLKSERGIGNYKLERYPTEEGWRFPHTTDYFNEIVRGNQVLILDDGSCTGASLKQMINDVAYFIPKKITLVCLIGRVSEHKREFLTSISQIVKGSNTIEVEIFFGSYWHIPTYFIDDNPNIKERIWLSRILKLPNLPTEINKVANEINYILIPKDEEYKYFPRKDGNIPKKEIIKVRDEIGKIIGYLFYKESFNYFNEFIKLYSFREEKEDRYKTIELICAVIAYEPHVFERLKNIMPDVVEKLVEFIDVLIFKSPRNLSNSPLTYNWNIRDIFHLFFILNEEEQIYNKLKEGSKFSNFVKFINLNDTTSFNYLLFRVLRYFPLELSDLQRNIDRKFLVLLNKFKKSSEFSSETRRMIKVFISFIHTLPKNRSFENQLLLLNRNFESIENDKSHLNNISANLGFMLSDITTRLKNYDESALIKFKKSWQVAANFIEPLLSFYSSFPNFFPSKISNQVEEISLIFKRLNQRIILNINDSNLTNIQSDLKILQSEYFNCNTDLFRLFIQPTTSELKAKLSEKIIEFNRTEIGTNRYIELKGEMDANIFIDFPDFYFSDIILNTLFNNFRHSAEKEKITIYIKPEKVHNIFSMEIYNTISEEIDSGGGNGISKLLEAKKYPNNIFDYQFKSIGTTFYQVVRIKLL from the coding sequence ATGAATATTACGTTTGAAAAGAAGTTTTCAGAAAAACAATTAGATGATTTTGTAAATAGCATCTATAACAATGTTTTAACTAATCCAAATGATAAATACTATTTCGATTTAAGCAAAACGGAATGGATGTCAAACCAAGGATTATTAATTTTTACGAGTATATTAAAATATTTTTTGGAGACAAAAACGGATTTCGAAGTTACCTTTTTTAAAAAAGGTACGCCTACAACTCAAGTTCCAAGGCGAGTCGCGGTCCAAATAATACAAATATGGGAAGTATGGGGATTATGGAAGATATTTGATATTAATAAGTGTGAAAAATACTTAGGTATAACATATTCTACTATAGAATCGCTTAAAAATATTTACAAAAAGGAAGGATTTCATAGAGCGCAAATTTATGATATGTACGGAATTACTCCATTCGTTGCATTAGACAAGATTATAAACTATGACGATAATAGCATAATTGAGGAACTAAATGGATATCATACTTTGAATGATGCCACTAAGGAAATAGTAAAAATATACAATTGCGAGCATCCTTTTGTAAATGGCGTTTTTGGGAATATTATTAGCAAAGAATTATATGAGAATTTCCTTGACCATTTTAATAAATCCTTTTTTTCATCAGACAATGAATTTGCATTTATGAGTGTAGCAATCAAAGGGGAACTAAATGAAGAAAAAGCAGAGAAAGAGGGTTACAGGATTCAAGATATATTGGAAAATAATTTTAAAACCGAAGAAATTGATGAATCAATAGATTTCTTTTATGATAAAGAGAATAAAAAGTATAAAAATCTATCCTACATTACTTACTCATTCCTTGATTTTGGAGAAGGCATTTGCAATACTTTAAGAAGTGAGTTTCAAAAATCTAATACTGACATTTCCGATGATTCCAAAATTCTCAGATTCGCTTTTAAACACAATAGTTCAAGACATCAAGTTCAAAATCCATTTTATTTTAATAAACTTGAAGAGTTTATACCTAGAGGGCTATTTGATGTTATATGCCTAGTTCAAAGGTATAATGGATTATTAATTGCAAGAAGTTGTAACGGTAGAATTTTATATGATTTTAGCAAGACCAAAAAAATCAATGAAGCTTATAAATCATTTGGTGATAAAAGATTATATTTCCCAGGTACATTTATAACAATTTATTTACCGGCTATTATAAATAGTCAAAATCTTGATTATTCTGTATTTGAGCCTGACCTTGAAATTCCCACTTATAAGAGAACTAATAAGAATATCCTAAGTATTCATGAAATTATTAAACATGCCGGCCTAATAACAAAAGAAGATAGATATAATCAATTATTTTCAGATTTCAATAAATTGCTTCCCAAAAATATTCCCTTATTAAATCTTATTTCTTTAAAATATGTTGATGACCATCAATTATTAAAAAAGATATTGTTTTATTTAACAACTAATCATAACGTTAACTTAAATAACTGCTTTTTATTATTCTATCCGCCTTCCAAGAGTTTTCTTGAAGAAATTAATTATGAATTAAGTAACCTTTCAGCATTAGACAAAAGTTATAAAATCCATCCACTACCTCTGGTTTATATTAATAACAAGGATGAATCAGAGGTTTTCTGGTTAGGTATATATAATGAATCAGATAAACTAAAGCTTAATGAGTTATTAGGAGATGTTTTTTCAATTGCTAAGCAAGATTTTATTACACCAGATTCAATTAAAGGTCATTTTAACGATTTTGATAATTTTGGAAATTTAACAAGTAAATTTCCAAGCATAGATGAAATACATAGTTATATAGGATACTTTGAGGTTAAGGAATTGGTAAATAGCGATAAATATATTTCCCAAGAGAAAGGACATGTTTATTTGTGCAATGGTAATTACTATCAGCATGAATTCTATGAAATGGTAAAAATGTTAAATGATAGATATTTATGTAAAATTGTATCTAGGTTACTATATGAAAATATTGAAAATAAATTGTCTGAATTTAAAATTCCACGTAAACGAAAATATATAGCAATAACATCATCCAGCCACATGATAGCGGATTCGCTATTGGATCAAAACTTAATACATTCACCCACTGAAGTAATTTATTTAGACAATTATCATATCAAAAATATTGAATCCAAATTGCCTACTAATGCAACTGATTTTGATTTTATTCTATTATGTGATGTACTTTCAACCGGAGCAGTGGCATGTAGGCTAATGAATAACTTAAAGGAATTTGGAGGAGAATTAAAATGTATTTCAATAATTATTAATGCAGTACATGAAGATAATTTTGAAACAATCAATGATTATAAAAGTATTAAAGATAAAATTGTTCAGATTCATAGCTATCCAATTAAGAAGTACTATCGTGACAATAAATCAGGAAAAATAAATCCTGCGATAGAGGAGTCAATAAAAAATAATAAGATCATTAGGATAAATCCTTATACAAACGTTCCTATTACATTTAGTATTGAAGAAACTAATCCTGAGAATATAATTCTTTCGAATATTGAGTTTTTAGACTTAATTAACGAAAATAATATAAGGATTGGCCCGTTTGTTTTTAATAATTTATTACATCCATATTTCTTTAAAACCAGAGACATTTTAAAAGAATCTGGAATTAAACTTTTTGAAAAAATTTTTACAACTAAAAAGCTTATCAGAGGCCGGAAATGCAGTTTAATTGAATTGATTGATACAAATGGATTAAACATATTTTATCCTAAAAAATCTGATATTGAAAATCTAGATTTCGTAAAATTTAAACAAAAAGTATTAAAAAGTGAAAGAGGAATTGGTAACTATAAATTGGAAAGATATCCAACAGAAGAAGGTTGGAGATTTCCACATACTACGGACTATTTTAATGAAATTGTTAGAGGTAATCAAGTCCTAATCTTGGATGACGGCTCATGCACTGGAGCCTCCTTGAAACAAATGATAAATGATGTGGCATACTTTATACCAAAAAAGATAACATTAGTATGTCTTATAGGTAGAGTATCAGAGCATAAAAGAGAGTTTCTAACTAGTATATCGCAAATTGTAAAAGGCTCAAATACAATTGAAGTAGAAATTTTCTTTGGTTCTTATTGGCATATCCCCACTTACTTCATAGACGATAATCCAAATATTAAAGAGCGAATTTGGTTATCTCGGATTTTAAAGCTCCCAAATTTACCTACAGAAATAAATAAAGTAGCAAATGAAATTAATTACATTCTTATACCAAAGGATGAAGAATACAAATATTTCCCAAGGAAAGATGGAAATATTCCAAAAAAGGAAATTATTAAGGTTAGAGATGAGATTGGAAAGATTATTGGTTATCTTTTCTACAAAGAAAGTTTCAATTATTTTAATGAATTTATTAAGCTTTATAGTTTTAGAGAAGAAAAAGAAGACAGATATAAGACTATTGAATTAATATGTGCTGTTATTGCTTATGAACCCCATGTATTTGAAAGACTTAAAAATATCATGCCAGATGTTGTTGAAAAATTAGTAGAATTTATTGATGTATTAATCTTTAAAAGCCCCAGAAATCTATCAAATTCGCCTTTAACATATAACTGGAATATAAGGGACATATTTCATCTATTTTTTATTCTAAACGAAGAGGAGCAAATATATAATAAATTGAAAGAAGGTTCTAAATTTTCTAATTTTGTAAAATTCATAAATTTAAATGATACTACTTCATTCAACTATCTATTATTTAGGGTTTTAAGATATTTCCCTTTAGAATTGTCAGATTTGCAAAGAAATATTGATCGTAAATTTCTTGTGTTACTTAATAAATTTAAAAAAAGTAGTGAATTCTCAAGTGAGACAAGGAGGATGATTAAAGTTTTTATTTCGTTTATACATACTCTACCTAAAAACAGAAGCTTTGAAAATCAACTTTTATTACTTAACAGGAATTTTGAGTCAATTGAAAATGATAAATCTCATTTAAATAATATTAGCGCCAATTTAGGCTTTATGCTTTCAGATATAACAACTCGCCTAAAAAATTATGATGAATCAGCTTTGATCAAATTCAAAAAGAGTTGGCAAGTAGCTGCAAATTTTATCGAACCATTATTATCATTCTATAGTTCGTTTCCTAATTTCTTCCCAAGTAAAATTTCAAATCAGGTAGAAGAAATTAGTCTAATATTTAAAAGACTTAATCAAAGAATAATTCTTAACATCAATGATTCAAATCTTACAAATATTCAATCCGATTTGAAGATTCTACAATCCGAATATTTCAATTGTAATACAGATCTTTTTAGGCTTTTTATTCAGCCAACCACATCGGAGCTAAAAGCAAAATTATCTGAAAAAATTATTGAGTTTAATAGAACTGAAATTGGTACAAATAGGTATATAGAATTGAAAGGCGAAATGGACGCTAATATATTTATTGATTTTCCTGATTTTTACTTTTCAGATATAATCCTTAATACTTTATTTAATAATTTTAGGCATAGCGCAGAAAAGGAAAAGATCACAATATATATTAAACCAGAAAAAGTTCATAATATTTTTTCAATGGAAATTTACAATACTATTTCAGAAGAAATTGATTCTGGAGGTGGAAATGGAATATCGAAATTACTAGAAGCAAAAAAGTATCCAAATAATATTTTCGATTATCAATTTAAATCAATCGGTACAACATTTTATCAAGTAGTAAGAATCAAACTTTTATAA